The Pyrus communis chromosome 2, drPyrComm1.1, whole genome shotgun sequence genome includes a window with the following:
- the LOC137725534 gene encoding histone H1-like, whose protein sequence is MASEEATVAVAIETVENPPPEPVTAETADDKPADNPGKASKAKEPKAKKAPAPRKPRAAPAHPPYEEMVKDAIVALKERTGSSQYAITKFIEEKHKQLPPNFKKLLLFHLKKLVSSDKIVKVKNSYKLPPVRSSVPKPSSPVKKKPAAKPKAKAPAAKPKGGKKPAAKAPAKPKAAAAAKPKAKPKAKPAAKPKAAATKPKAAAPVKSKPAAKPKPATKPKSAAAKPKAAAAKPKAAAPKPKPKEKPAKVSRTLTRSSPGRKAPTPRPAPKKASTPKKAPARSVKSPARKAPARRGKK, encoded by the exons ATGGCGTCCGAAGAAGCAACCGTGGCCGTCGCGATCGAGACGGTCGAGAATCCTCCTCCCGAGCCGGTCACCGCCGAGACGGCGGACGACAAACCGGCAGACAATCCCGGTAAGGCCAGCAAGGCCAAGGAGCCCAAAGCGAAGAAGGCACCTGCTCCGAGGAAGCCGAGAGCCGCCCCCGCTCACCCTCCGTACGAAGAG ATGGTTAAGGACGCAATTGTGGCTTTGAAGGAGAGGACTGGTTCGAGCCAGTACGCGATCACTAAGTTCATCGAGGAGAAGCACAAGCAGCTGCCGCCCAACTTCAAGAAGCTTCTGCTCTTCCATTTGAAGAAGCTTGTGAGTTCCGATAAGATCGTCAAGGTCAAAAACTCCTACAAGCTCCCGCCTGTGAGGTCCTCGGTGCCGAAGCCTTCTTCTCCGGTGAAGAAGAAGCCGGCCGCTAAGCCGAAGGCAAAAGCTCCTGCTGCGAAGCCTAAGGGAGGGAAAAAGCCAGCTGccaaagctccggccaaaccaAAGGCTGCTGCCGCTGCCAAGCCTAAGGCGAAACCGAAGGCAAAGCCCGCAGCTAAGCCAAAAGCTGCTGCTACGAAGCCCAAAGCGGCTGCTCCGGTTAAGTCTAAGCCTGCTGCCAAACCTAAACCCGCCACCAAGCCTAAATCCGCGGCCGCCAAGCCAAAAGCTGCTGCTGCCAAGCCCAAGGCGGCTGCTCCGAAGCCGAAGCCAAAGGAGAAGCCAGCCAAGGTGTCGAGGACGCTGACACGGTCGTCTCCCGGAAGGAAAGCTCCGACCCCCCGGCCTGCCCCTAAGAAAGCGTCGACTCCGAAGAAGGCTCCGGCGCGGAGCGTGAAGTCGCCGGCGAGGAAAGCTCCAGCTCGCAGAGGAAAGAAGTGA
- the LOC137726152 gene encoding calmodulin calcium-dependent NAD kinase-like: MQKGEKYHGTILVTLLILASSVALCFHPSCKNLSQFSFPVTSPFSSDHTFPHILVASSIGIIVAAALHYRLRNHKDHKIVPRLKVSDSVRVHQKLERFPHYVARQLGFKDRRECPQLCKLATEYIRKFEGFEEDIYNFFASEPDADSLFVKLVEEFERCILSYFAFHWSQGDLMITQILSCDNEPRKKLKNIVMAATREQRFERVTKNLKVARVFTTLVEEMKAMGLAAPDDSTCTEVMAPVAHADRSPVLLLMGGGMGAGKSTVLKDILKEPFWAGAAGNAVVIEADAFKESDVIYRALSSRGHHDDMLQTAELVHQSSTDAASSLLVTALNEGRDVIMDGTLSWVPFVVQTITMARNVHRRRYRMGPGYRVNEDGTVTENYWERLDDEEPEQVGGRKRKPYRIELVGVVCDAYLAVIRGIRRAIMVRRAVRVNSQLKSHKRFANSFLTYCQLVDNARLYCTNALEGPPKLIGWKDKDRTLLVDPDEIDCLKRVGRLNDMANSIYELYKHPNPACKTGSVWKDIVLSPSRLNIQKELKYSIQKVERLKQ; the protein is encoded by the exons ATGCAGAAAGGTGAGAAATATCATGGAACAATACTAGTCACCCTCTTGATATTGGCCTCTTCCGTCGCTCTTTGCTTCCACCCTTCATGCAAAAACCTCTCGCAATTTTCATTCCCCGTCACCTCTCCCTTTTCTTCAGATCACACCTTCCCTCACATCCTTGTAGCCTCCTCCATCGGTATCATCGTCGCCGCCGCCCTTCATTACCGCCTCCGAAACCACAAGGATCACAAGATCGTCCCCCGCCTCAAGGTTTCCGACTCAGTCCGCGTTCATCAGAAGCTCGAGAGGTTCCCCCACTACGTAG CCAGGCAGCTGGGATTTAAAGACAGAAGAGAATGTCCGCAGCTCTGCAAGTTAGCCACTGAATACATTAGAAAATTTGAGGGGTTTGAGGAGGACATCTACAACTTCTTTGCTAGTGAACCGGATGCAGATTCGCTCTTCGTGAAACTTGTCGAGGAGTTTGAGAGATGCATTCTCAGTTATTTTGCATTTCACTGGAGCCAAGGTGATCTGATGATTACTCAG ATCTTGAGCTGTGATAATGAGCCTAGAAAGAAGCTCAAGAACATTGTCATGGCAGCAACCAG AGAACAGAGATTCGAGAGAGTGACGAAAAATTTGAAGGTGGCTAGAGTTTTCACTACCTTAGTGGAAGAGATGAAGGCAATGGGACTCGCAGCGCCAGATGACTCGACGTGTACAGAGGTGATGGCTCCGGTGGCTCACGCTGATAGAAGTCCGGTCCTACTCCTCATGGGAGGTGGAATGGGAGCAGGGAAGAGCACTGTGTTAAAGGACATTCTCAAAGA ACCGTTCTGGGCTGGAGCAGCGGGGAATGCAGTAGTGATTGAGGCAGATGCCTTCAAAGAATCAGATGTCATATACAGAGCTCTCAGCTCCAGAGGCCATCATGATGACATGCTTCAAACCGCTGAACTG GTACACCAATCATCTACGGACGCAGCATCATCCCTCCTCGTCACAGCGCTTAATGAAGGGCGGGATGTCATCATGGACGGCACACTCTCTTGGGTGCCCTTTGTTGTACAGACAATAACAATGGCCAGAAATGTTCATCGCCGCCGTTACCGCATGGGACCTGGTTACAGGGTGAATGAGGATGGAACTGTCACTGAAAACTATTGGGAACGACTTGATGATGAAGAACCAGAACAAGTAGGAGGCAGAAAGAGAAAACCATACAGGATAGAGCTCGTTGGAGTCGTGTGTGATGCTTATCTAGCTGTTATAAGAGGCATAAG GAGAGCTATCATGGTTAGAAGAGCGGTGCGAGTAAACTCACAATTGAAATCCCACAAGAGATTTGCAAATTCATTTCTAACGTATTGCCAACTGGTTGACAACGCGAGACTATATTGCACGAATGCATTGGAAGGCCCGCCTAAG TTGATAGGATGGAAAGACAAAGACAGAACATTGCTTGTGGATCCAGACGAAATCGACTGCTTAAAAAGGGTGGGCAGGTTAAATGACATGGCAAATTCCATATACGAACTTTACAAGCACCCTAACCCAGCTTGTAAAACCGGGTCAGTCTGGAAGGACATTGTCTTATCGCCTTCAAGATTAAACATTCAAAAGGAGCTGAAGTACTCCATCCAGAAAGTTGAAAGATTGAAACAATAA
- the LOC137726195 gene encoding putative pentatricopeptide repeat-containing protein At1g12700, mitochondrial, with amino-acid sequence MSSPVATSKSKLSSFFTNPQKPTSPNPKTPTKLSPFFVPTNQSSQPISPNPKSPPKTPIPNLPIQTPLQKFLECNCKSGNFTLYEALEYFSHMIRMQPTPPISSFNLLFSGLAKSKHFSQVFPLYNAIISAGLVPNFITLNVLLNCCCIANRVRDGFVVMGSLFRRGFLPSTVSYTCLVKGLCREDKIFEATRLFEKMVKLGCHPNEFTFSTLIKGLCRTGNVNVALRLHEGMANGSGAYSVGCRPNVFTYGIIIDGLCKAGLVDKAKELFVEMKGRGIVPDVNVYSSLIHGLYYNEKWEAAKAMLNEMVDQGVQPNLVTFNVLIGVICRRGNVKESSDLLKLMIRRGIDPDIFTYCILIDGLCLVGRLNEARELFHSIPSRGCEPDAISYNVLINGYCKHKKILEATNFYKEMINKGVRPTIITYNALLTGLFQMGKVQDAQELFSEIPTQNLLPNSTTYTIFMDGLCKNNCLTEAMEIFHTLENSNFKLGVEMYGCLIDGLCKSGKLESAWDLFHKMSNRGLVPTVVTYSMMIHGLCIDGQLEKANDLFLEMEGKGCAPNIITYNILMRGFCQNDDSAKVVELLHKMAERNLSPDASTVSIVIDLLLKDEKYRKCLDLLPTFPATSRCKMT; translated from the exons ATGAGCTCCCCGGTAGCTACTTCAAAATCCAAGCTATCATCTTTCTTCACAAACCCACAAAAACCCACATCCCCAAATCCCAAAACTCCAACCAAGCTTTCACCTTTCTTTGTCCCGACGAACCAATCCTCACAACCCATTTCTCCAAATCCAAAATCTCCACCAAAAACCCCAATTCCCAATCTCCCAATCCAAACCCCACTTCAGAAATTCCTCGAATGCAACTGCAAGTCGGGTAATTTCACTCTCTATGAAGCTCTGGAATATTTTAGTCACATGATTCGAATGCAACCCACTCCTCCAATTTCTTCATTCAATCTTTTATTCAGTGGACTTGCAAAAAGTAAGCATTTCTCTCAAGTTTTTCCACTTTACAATGCAATAATATCAGCTGGGTTGGTGCCAAATTTCATTACTCTTAATGTTTTGCTTAATTGCTGCTGTATTGCGAATCGGGTTCGCGATGGTTTTGTGGTTATGGGGAGTCTTTTTAGGAGGGGATTTCTACCAAGCACTGTGAGTTATACTTGTTTGGTTAAAGGGTTGTGTAGGGAGGATAAAATTTTTGAGGCAACAAGGTTGTTTGAGAAAATGGTAAAGTTGGGGTGCCATCCTAATGAGTTTACTTTTAGTACATTGATTAAAGGGTTGTGTCGAACGGGCAACGTGAACGTTGCGCTTAGGTTGCATGAAGGAATGGCTAATGGAAGTGGTGCTTATAGTGTTGGTTGTAGGCCGAATGTGTTTACTTATGGGATCATCATTGACGGGCTGTGTAAAGCCGGGTTGGTAGATAAGGCGAAAGAACTTTTCGTAGAAATGAAAGGTAGAGGGATTGTTCCTGATGTGAATGTATATAGTTCTTTGATACACGGTCTGTATTACAATGAGAAATGGGAAGCAGCGAAAGCTATGTTAAATGAGATGGTGGATCAGGGTGTCCAGCCTAATTTGGTAACATTCAATGTGTTGATAGGAGTAATTTGCAGAAGGGGAAATGTGAAAGAAAGTAGTGACTTGTTAAAATTGATGATTCGTAGAGGCATAGATCCGGATATATTTACCTACTGCATTTTGATTGACGGCTTGTGTTTGGTGGGTAGGCTTAATGAAGCAAGAGAACTCTTTCATTCTATCCCAAGCAGAGGTTGTGAACCTGATGCCATTAGCTACAATGTGTTGATCAATGGATACTGCAAACATAAGAAGATACTGGAAGCTACCAATTTTTACAAGGAAATGATTAACAAAGGCGTTCGGCCAACAATAATAACATATAATGCCTTATTAACTGGTCTTTTTCAGATGGGTAAAGTTCAGGATGCACAAGAATTGTTTAGTGAGATACCAACTCAGAATCTGTTACCAAATTCAACTACATATACAATATTCATGGACGGGCTTTGCAAAAACAATTGCCTAACAGAGGCGATGGAAATTTTCCATACTTTAGAAAATAGCAACTTCAAGCTTGGAGTTGAAATGTATGGCTGCCTTATTGATGGGTTATGTAAATCAGGAAAGCTTGAAAGTGCTTGGGACCTATTCCACAAAATGTCAAATAGAGGCCTGGTGCCGACTGTTGTAACATATTCCATGATGATCCATGGGCTCTGTATAGATGGGCAACTGGAAAAGGCAAATGATTTGTTTTTAGAAATGGAAGGGAAGGGGTGTGCTCCAAACATCATCACTTATAATATCCTCATGCGTGGTTTCTGCCAAAATGATGACTCGGCAAAAGTGGTTGAACTTCTCCACAAGATGGCAGAAAGAAATCTGTCACCAGATGCCTCTACAGTCTCCATTGTCATAGACCTACTGTTGAAGGATGAAAAGTATCGTAAATGTCTGGACTTGCTTCCAACATTTCCTGCCACTAGCCGGTGCAAGATGACATG A